One Haloarcula sp. CBA1127 genomic window carries:
- a CDS encoding ABC transporter ATP-binding protein: MSEHTTLRMEGILKEFPGVVANDHVNLSVERGEIHGLLGENGAGKSTLMKILYGLYSQDDGDIYLDGERLDLGSPQDAIDAGIGMVHQHFMLIPRLTVAENVVLGEREPATAFRSDAEDSWLPAAIRNNSLVQSLAGQFSLGLDVPEQRIQELADQYGFDIDVSAKIWELDVGQQQRVEILKALYRDVDLLILDEPTAVLTPTEAEQLFDSLARLTDEGLSIIFITHKLTEVDAIVDRVTVLREGQNVGTAEVSSVSRADLAEMMVGREVLFDIDREAVDLGEPVLRARGVEATDNRNIEALSGVDLTVRQGEIVGIAGVSGNGQKELAEVMAGIRDVTAGELVVNGEDITGAKPKTFVESGVSFVPEDRLQYGCAEDLSVMHNATMKDFRDGRFGDRPFLDYGELRDYAETLVDEFDVRGVSDVTETQAGDLSGGNLQKLILAREIYRDPDLLIANQPTRGVDVGAIEFIRETLLEQRKAGTGIILLSEDLDEIFDLSDRILVVYEGEFVYETTPAEADRERIGLEMTGGGDDGGETAASPVQSGATQGSES; the protein is encoded by the coding sequence ATGTCCGAACACACCACGCTCAGGATGGAGGGGATTCTGAAGGAGTTCCCTGGGGTCGTCGCCAACGACCACGTCAACCTCTCCGTCGAGCGCGGGGAAATACACGGCCTCCTCGGTGAAAACGGTGCGGGAAAAAGTACGCTGATGAAGATTCTGTACGGTCTCTACTCGCAGGACGACGGCGATATCTATCTCGACGGCGAGCGGCTTGACCTCGGGTCGCCACAGGACGCCATCGATGCTGGTATCGGGATGGTTCACCAGCACTTCATGTTGATACCGCGCCTGACCGTCGCGGAAAACGTTGTGCTCGGCGAACGTGAGCCGGCCACAGCGTTTCGCAGCGATGCGGAGGATAGCTGGCTTCCGGCGGCGATCCGGAACAACAGCCTCGTCCAGTCGCTTGCCGGCCAGTTCTCGCTCGGTCTCGACGTACCCGAACAGCGGATTCAGGAGCTAGCGGACCAGTACGGGTTCGACATCGACGTGAGCGCGAAGATCTGGGAGCTCGACGTCGGCCAGCAACAGCGCGTCGAGATACTCAAAGCGCTGTACCGGGATGTCGACCTCCTGATCCTCGACGAGCCGACGGCGGTTCTCACGCCGACAGAGGCCGAGCAGCTCTTTGACTCGCTCGCACGGCTGACTGACGAGGGACTCTCGATAATCTTCATCACCCACAAGCTCACTGAGGTCGACGCCATCGTCGACCGCGTAACAGTTCTCCGGGAGGGACAAAACGTCGGTACCGCCGAGGTGTCGTCAGTCTCCCGGGCGGACCTCGCGGAGATGATGGTCGGCCGTGAGGTGCTGTTCGACATCGACAGAGAAGCGGTCGACCTTGGTGAGCCAGTCCTGCGCGCACGCGGAGTCGAGGCCACAGACAACCGAAATATCGAAGCTCTTTCGGGTGTTGACCTGACGGTTCGACAGGGCGAAATCGTCGGGATTGCGGGCGTCAGCGGTAACGGCCAGAAGGAACTCGCGGAGGTCATGGCCGGCATTCGGGACGTGACGGCCGGAGAGCTAGTGGTCAACGGTGAGGACATTACCGGCGCGAAACCGAAGACGTTTGTCGAGAGCGGCGTCTCGTTCGTCCCCGAGGACCGGCTTCAGTACGGCTGTGCCGAGGACCTCTCGGTGATGCACAACGCCACGATGAAGGATTTCAGAGACGGCCGGTTCGGCGACCGGCCGTTTCTGGACTACGGGGAACTCCGCGACTACGCCGAAACACTGGTCGATGAGTTCGATGTCCGCGGCGTCAGCGACGTGACCGAGACACAGGCCGGTGACCTCTCCGGGGGGAACCTCCAGAAGCTCATTCTGGCGCGGGAAATCTACCGCGACCCGGACCTGCTCATCGCGAACCAGCCGACTCGTGGTGTTGACGTCGGGGCAATCGAGTTCATCAGGGAGACGCTGCTCGAACAGCGCAAGGCGGGTACTGGGATAATCCTGCTCTCGGAAGATCTGGACGAAATCTTCGACCTGAGCGACAGGATTCTGGTCGTCTACGAGGGTGAGTTCGTCTACGAAACGACACCGGCCGAGGCCGACCGGGAACGGATCGGGCTGGAGATGACTGGTGGTGGCGACGACGGTGGCGAGACGGCTGCGTCGCCGGTCCAGTCTGGGGCCACCCAGGGGAGTGAGAGCTGA
- a CDS encoding ABC transporter permease codes for MNVAVNVDAREDIPAWLAYGTPVFTVLAALAVSAIALVVLDVNPVAAYRTMFVETLVTEFGLSETLTKAIPLILTGLAVYLPLKAGLFNIGAEGQLVAGALAGTWIGLNVSLPGLALIPLMFVAAAVAGGIWAGIPAYLRAKWDVNEIITSLLLTFVALEIQSYLLRGPMQGGTGNFPQSDRFSEAATIPELFGGVHAGLLAALCMVVVTYVLMTRTRLGFEITFVGSNDEAAQQAGMSKFYVYLLVFVVGGAFAAMGGISEIAGAQGRYRAGFEPGYGFTAIPVALLGRNSAFKVMLAGLFFAVLFVGGSSMEVAFGVPAALVEIIQALVILFLITAEFFKSYRVGIDLKRGPAETPAQPQRGDD; via the coding sequence ATGAACGTCGCGGTCAATGTCGACGCCCGCGAGGACATTCCGGCCTGGCTGGCCTACGGGACGCCCGTGTTCACGGTTCTCGCTGCGCTGGCAGTGAGCGCCATCGCGCTGGTCGTCCTCGACGTGAACCCTGTCGCGGCGTACAGGACGATGTTTGTCGAGACGCTCGTGACCGAGTTCGGCCTCAGCGAGACGCTGACGAAGGCGATCCCGCTGATTCTTACGGGTCTGGCGGTGTATCTCCCGTTGAAAGCGGGGCTGTTCAACATCGGTGCCGAGGGGCAACTCGTTGCCGGTGCGCTCGCAGGGACGTGGATCGGGCTGAACGTCTCGCTCCCGGGGCTCGCACTGATTCCGCTGATGTTCGTCGCCGCCGCTGTAGCCGGCGGTATCTGGGCTGGCATCCCGGCGTACCTGCGTGCGAAGTGGGACGTAAACGAGATTATCACGTCGCTACTGTTGACATTCGTCGCGCTCGAAATCCAGAGCTACCTGCTCCGGGGACCGATGCAGGGCGGAACCGGGAACTTCCCACAGTCGGACCGGTTCTCCGAGGCCGCGACGATTCCGGAACTGTTCGGCGGTGTCCACGCTGGGCTGCTCGCCGCCCTCTGCATGGTTGTAGTGACGTATGTCCTGATGACGAGAACGCGACTCGGGTTCGAAATCACGTTCGTCGGCTCGAACGATGAGGCCGCCCAGCAGGCCGGGATGAGCAAGTTCTACGTGTACCTTCTGGTGTTTGTCGTCGGGGGCGCGTTCGCGGCCATGGGCGGCATCAGCGAGATCGCCGGCGCACAGGGGCGATACCGCGCCGGGTTCGAACCCGGATACGGCTTTACAGCCATTCCGGTTGCGCTGCTCGGTCGCAACAGCGCGTTCAAAGTAATGCTCGCTGGCCTGTTCTTCGCCGTGCTGTTCGTCGGCGGGTCAAGCATGGAAGTGGCGTTCGGTGTGCCCGCGGCACTGGTCGAGATCATTCAGGCGCTGGTCATTCTCTTTCTGATCACGGCGGAGTTCTTCAAGAGTTACCGTGTCGGTATCGACCTCAAACGCGGGCCAGCGGAGACGCCAGCCCAGCCACAGCGAGGTGACGACTGA
- a CDS encoding LLM class flavin-dependent oxidoreductase, with protein MSANQVFERGDRVGIYLQDKHSLEENVELVQYAEEQGIDEIWQAESRLARDAVSPLGAYAAVTDDIKLGTGVINNWTRNAALIAQSMSTLEELAGPDRIMCGIGAWWDPLAEKVGIDRSGALRAMRECVEVTQDLLDMENVTYDGEFVQMRDVELDVVHGDDGPRTVPVYVGGTGFKMLELTGHFADGALLNYLVSPEYNEKALDALETGAERGDRLLDDIDRPQLVVCSMDHDEEKALDNARELITQYLGQQPHIMKASGVSQDLIDEVGETIGGWPADKDDIKEGMHLIPDDVVHKLTASGTPEQCREKVREYAETGCQCPILYPLGEDRRLMIDEFADGYL; from the coding sequence ATGAGCGCCAATCAGGTCTTCGAGAGAGGCGACCGTGTCGGTATCTACTTGCAGGACAAACACTCGCTAGAAGAGAACGTCGAACTCGTACAGTACGCGGAGGAGCAGGGCATCGACGAGATCTGGCAGGCTGAATCGCGACTTGCACGCGACGCCGTTTCCCCGCTCGGTGCGTACGCCGCGGTTACCGACGACATCAAACTCGGGACGGGTGTCATCAACAACTGGACACGCAACGCGGCGCTAATAGCGCAGTCGATGAGTACGCTGGAGGAACTCGCCGGTCCGGACCGCATCATGTGCGGCATCGGCGCGTGGTGGGACCCGCTGGCAGAGAAGGTCGGCATCGACCGCAGTGGCGCACTGCGGGCGATGCGCGAGTGTGTTGAGGTGACTCAGGACCTGCTGGACATGGAGAACGTCACCTACGACGGTGAGTTCGTCCAGATGCGGGACGTGGAACTTGACGTGGTCCATGGCGACGACGGGCCGCGAACCGTCCCCGTCTACGTCGGCGGGACCGGGTTCAAGATGCTGGAACTCACCGGCCACTTCGCCGACGGGGCACTGCTGAACTACCTTGTCAGCCCGGAGTACAACGAGAAAGCCCTTGATGCACTGGAGACCGGGGCGGAGCGCGGCGACCGCTTGCTTGACGACATCGACCGGCCCCAGCTCGTCGTCTGTTCGATGGATCACGACGAAGAGAAGGCGCTGGACAACGCCCGCGAACTCATCACGCAGTACCTCGGACAACAGCCCCACATTATGAAAGCCAGCGGCGTCAGCCAGGACCTCATCGACGAGGTGGGTGAGACCATCGGCGGGTGGCCGGCCGACAAGGACGACATCAAGGAGGGGATGCACCTCATTCCGGACGACGTGGTGCACAAACTCACCGCCAGCGGCACGCCCGAACAGTGTCGGGAGAAAGTCCGGGAGTACGCAGAGACGGGCTGTCAGTGCCCGATTCTCTATCCACTAGGCGAGGACCGGCGGTTGATGATCGACGAGTTCGCGGACGGCTACCTGTAG
- the thrC gene encoding threonine synthase, translating into MGMTQVTTLECTLCGAEYDPDQIIYTCPEHEGVRGILEVTYDYDAIDDAFDGDLGGPIASQWKYEAFLPVASDADVVTLNEGGTDLFDAPNLSDALGVETLVKDDGRNPTGCFKDRASAIAVTKARHAGRDIITCASTGNAAASLSGYAARGGMDCRIFVPGDAPTGKLAQPLVYGADVLAVNGSYDEAYDLSVEVTEKYGWYNRNAAINPFQVEGKRTVGHELADQSIARGHVPDWVVFSMGDGCTIAGAWKGFKEFYDLGYVDDHPKMLGVQAEGASAIHDAFHDHEDIDDIAETLADSIAVGRPRNTIKASRALEQSGGTSVLVSDDEILEAEKLLGGTEGIYSEPAGAAPIAGVQTALDQGIIEQDETVVVVSTGFGLKDTKSAEKATGGVDRIDPEITEVEGLYGTAEEATADD; encoded by the coding sequence ATGGGCATGACGCAAGTGACGACCCTCGAGTGCACACTCTGTGGAGCGGAGTACGACCCGGACCAGATAATCTACACGTGTCCCGAACACGAGGGCGTGAGGGGAATTCTCGAAGTAACGTACGACTACGACGCTATCGACGATGCGTTCGACGGCGACCTCGGCGGCCCGATAGCGAGCCAGTGGAAGTACGAGGCGTTCCTGCCGGTCGCGTCGGACGCCGATGTCGTGACGCTCAACGAGGGCGGGACGGACCTCTTCGACGCCCCAAACCTCAGCGACGCGCTGGGCGTCGAGACGCTCGTCAAAGACGACGGGCGGAACCCGACAGGGTGTTTCAAGGACCGCGCCAGCGCTATCGCTGTCACGAAGGCCAGACACGCCGGCCGCGACATCATAACCTGCGCCTCGACCGGGAACGCCGCCGCGTCGCTGTCAGGCTATGCCGCCCGCGGGGGGATGGACTGCCGTATTTTCGTCCCCGGTGACGCCCCGACGGGCAAGCTCGCACAGCCGCTCGTCTACGGCGCGGACGTTCTGGCTGTCAACGGCAGCTACGACGAAGCCTACGACCTCAGCGTCGAAGTCACCGAGAAGTACGGCTGGTACAACCGCAACGCGGCGATCAATCCGTTCCAGGTCGAAGGCAAACGCACCGTCGGCCACGAACTCGCCGACCAGTCTATCGCCCGCGGACACGTCCCGGACTGGGTCGTGTTCTCGATGGGCGACGGCTGTACGATCGCCGGGGCTTGGAAGGGGTTCAAGGAGTTTTACGACCTCGGCTACGTCGACGACCACCCGAAGATGCTAGGGGTTCAGGCTGAAGGGGCGTCGGCCATCCACGACGCCTTTCACGACCACGAAGACATCGACGATATCGCCGAAACGCTGGCTGACTCAATCGCGGTCGGTCGGCCGCGGAACACGATCAAAGCCTCCCGTGCGCTGGAACAGAGCGGGGGAACGAGCGTACTGGTCTCCGACGACGAGATTCTGGAGGCCGAGAAGCTGCTTGGCGGCACCGAGGGCATCTATTCCGAGCCGGCTGGAGCAGCACCTATTGCCGGCGTTCAGACCGCGCTCGATCAGGGGATCATCGAGCAGGACGAAACCGTCGTCGTGGTGTCCACCGGCTTCGGCCTGAAAGACACGAAAAGCGCCGAGAAGGCGACCGGAGGAGTCGACCGGATAGACCCCGAAATCACGGAGGTCGAAGGGCTGTACGGCACGGCCGAGGAAGCCACGGCCGACGACTGA
- a CDS encoding dihydroorotase family protein — MTDIHIKDTQVVTTSGVQRGELTISDGAIDAVGPAASVPAPSDPDIVIDADGMVALPGAIDVHTHMHDDELFPDGIDFASQTASAVAGGVTTVIELPTQTPVTTPEAIQRKAETCSTLAHIDFGLVAGNIQDPDIDVAGIMSAGTADFKTFTADPYLASDASIAALMRRVGNAGGTVRVHCETQGLLDDARSTIDGDEPDVYMDSRPLEAELDAISRAGYFAEYADCPLHVVHISSGSGAREAGRFKSRANVPVTLETCPQYLAFSKEDVADKGPFLKVNPSLKSDTERKRLWDAVQDGTIDLIGTDHFPTYRETREAGWEDIWEPYAGLPGVETMVEFLVSEGVHEDRISWPRLCEIVCTAPARNAGIYPRKGSLQVGTDADVMLVRDEEYEVTADDHTFVGGWTPYEGQRWSARVDTVVAGGEIVAKDHEVQSTAGRGEFLDRPL; from the coding sequence ATGACAGACATTCACATCAAAGACACACAGGTGGTGACGACATCGGGTGTCCAGCGCGGTGAACTCACGATTTCTGACGGGGCAATAGACGCCGTTGGTCCGGCAGCCTCGGTCCCAGCCCCCAGTGACCCAGACATCGTCATCGACGCAGACGGTATGGTTGCGCTTCCGGGCGCTATCGACGTACACACACATATGCACGACGACGAACTGTTTCCGGATGGGATCGACTTCGCGTCCCAGACCGCGAGTGCGGTTGCCGGTGGAGTGACGACAGTCATCGAGCTACCGACGCAGACACCCGTCACGACGCCGGAGGCAATACAGAGGAAAGCGGAGACGTGTTCGACGCTGGCGCACATCGATTTCGGCCTCGTCGCAGGTAATATTCAAGATCCCGACATCGACGTAGCTGGCATCATGAGCGCCGGAACAGCGGACTTCAAGACATTTACCGCAGACCCGTACCTCGCGAGTGACGCATCCATCGCGGCGCTCATGCGGCGTGTCGGCAATGCCGGGGGTACGGTTCGCGTGCACTGCGAGACACAGGGACTGCTTGACGACGCGCGGTCGACTATCGACGGCGACGAGCCCGACGTGTACATGGACTCACGACCACTCGAAGCCGAACTTGATGCGATTTCCCGGGCGGGTTACTTCGCGGAATACGCTGATTGTCCACTGCACGTCGTCCACATCTCAAGCGGGAGCGGCGCACGCGAAGCCGGCCGCTTCAAGTCGCGAGCCAACGTCCCGGTCACGCTCGAAACCTGCCCGCAGTATCTCGCCTTCTCGAAGGAGGACGTTGCCGACAAGGGGCCATTTCTGAAAGTCAACCCAAGCCTCAAATCCGACACCGAGCGGAAGCGGCTCTGGGATGCAGTGCAGGACGGGACTATCGACCTCATCGGCACGGACCACTTTCCGACGTACCGCGAGACACGGGAAGCCGGCTGGGAGGATATCTGGGAACCCTACGCCGGCCTCCCGGGCGTCGAAACGATGGTCGAGTTCCTCGTCAGCGAGGGCGTCCACGAGGATCGGATATCCTGGCCGCGGCTCTGCGAAATCGTGTGTACAGCTCCGGCACGGAACGCCGGAATCTATCCACGGAAAGGGTCGCTGCAGGTCGGAACGGATGCGGACGTGATGCTCGTTCGGGACGAGGAGTATGAGGTTACTGCCGACGACCACACGTTCGTCGGTGGCTGGACGCCGTACGAGGGACAGCGCTGGAGTGCGCGTGTGGACACGGTCGTCGCTGGCGGTGAGATTGTCGCAAAGGACCACGAGGTCCAGTCAACGGCGGGCCGTGGTGAGTTCTTGGACCGCCCGCTGTAG
- a CDS encoding ABC transporter permease: MVSFIAGLLDATVQAATVLLLAGMGELISERAGVLNLGVEGMMLVGALGGFITTVLTGSHWLGFGVGILLGMVLALVHAFLCITLKSNQVISGVMLTLLGTGLTTFFGSGWVEESIDGFPQILFPLVGQYLVGIPVIGEALFRSTATDYLALGLLVVVWYFLHHSNLGLEMIAVGEDPEMADTMGVSVFRLRYLAVLIGGGFAGAAGAHLSLAFSQLWVPGMTAGRGWIAVALVIFAQWRPRRMLVGAYLFGLLDALRIRSQSISLTVGPDAPLAGVINPVVEFLMTPQIMGTYPYLATIIVLAYAVIRTKSDQLAVPSALLQSYSRETD, encoded by the coding sequence ATGGTGAGCTTCATCGCCGGCCTGCTTGATGCTACAGTTCAGGCGGCGACGGTCCTTCTCCTCGCTGGGATGGGCGAACTCATCAGTGAGCGGGCGGGCGTCCTCAACCTCGGTGTCGAGGGAATGATGCTCGTCGGCGCACTCGGGGGGTTCATCACGACCGTCCTCACGGGGAGCCACTGGCTCGGATTCGGCGTTGGTATCCTCCTCGGGATGGTGCTGGCACTGGTCCACGCGTTCCTCTGTATCACGCTGAAGTCGAATCAGGTCATCAGCGGCGTCATGCTGACGCTGCTTGGGACCGGGCTGACGACGTTCTTCGGCTCCGGCTGGGTCGAAGAGTCAATCGACGGCTTCCCGCAGATACTGTTCCCGCTCGTCGGACAGTACCTCGTCGGCATCCCGGTCATCGGCGAGGCCCTCTTCCGAAGTACGGCGACGGACTACCTCGCGCTCGGCCTGCTGGTCGTGGTCTGGTACTTCCTGCACCATTCGAACCTCGGGCTGGAGATGATAGCCGTCGGTGAGGACCCAGAGATGGCGGATACGATGGGGGTGTCCGTGTTCAGGTTGCGGTACCTCGCGGTGCTTATCGGCGGCGGGTTCGCCGGCGCGGCCGGCGCTCACCTCTCGCTGGCCTTCTCACAGCTCTGGGTCCCCGGCATGACTGCAGGGCGGGGCTGGATTGCCGTCGCGCTGGTCATCTTCGCGCAGTGGCGGCCCCGCCGGATGCTGGTCGGAGCCTACCTGTTCGGCCTGCTCGACGCGCTCCGCATTCGCTCGCAGTCCATCTCGCTGACGGTGGGTCCCGACGCGCCGCTCGCCGGGGTTATCAACCCCGTCGTCGAGTTCCTCATGACGCCACAGATAATGGGGACGTACCCGTATCTGGCGACGATAATTGTGCTGGCCTACGCTGTCATCCGGACCAAGAGCGACCAGCTAGCGGTCCCCTCGGCGCTGTTGCAGTCCTACAGTCGCGAGACGGACTGA
- a CDS encoding BMP family ABC transporter substrate-binding protein, producing the protein MVNTNRTISRREMLGALGATGVTALAGCSGGSDDTNTADGTTTGDEGGSGSDSVTAAWVYISEVGDLGWSHAHDEGRKTVDEKYDWLETEYTEAVAPEDSERVFEQYAQGDADIVFGTTFGYQDPMFNIAEQYPDTYFEHATGYRTRENMGRYMGRIYQPRYLAGQAAGMVTQNNTIGYVAAFPIPEVIRSINAMALGARSVNPDATFKIRWVNAWFDPQTSKQAANSLIDEGCDVISQEQDSPAPVRAANEADVWASGYNAPMGEFGGDNYLISPVWNWEEVYGPTVSAVRDGTWESDAFWGGMETNLPTLDEWGPEVPQEVKDTVAETEEEIVNGELDVWAGSPFEGESDEFLFQEMNSFVDAVEGEVPE; encoded by the coding sequence ATGGTGAATACCAACCGAACGATATCGCGTCGGGAGATGCTGGGTGCGCTTGGGGCGACAGGAGTAACCGCACTGGCCGGCTGTAGTGGCGGGAGCGACGACACAAACACGGCTGACGGCACGACGACCGGCGACGAGGGTGGCTCCGGGTCCGACTCCGTCACCGCTGCCTGGGTATACATCTCAGAGGTGGGCGACCTCGGGTGGTCCCACGCACACGACGAAGGACGAAAGACGGTCGACGAGAAGTACGACTGGCTGGAAACCGAGTATACGGAGGCTGTCGCGCCAGAAGACTCAGAACGCGTTTTCGAGCAGTACGCACAGGGTGACGCTGACATCGTCTTTGGAACGACGTTTGGCTACCAGGACCCGATGTTCAACATTGCGGAACAGTACCCCGACACGTACTTCGAACACGCGACCGGCTATCGCACCCGGGAGAACATGGGACGGTACATGGGTCGGATCTACCAGCCCCGGTATCTGGCCGGGCAGGCGGCCGGGATGGTGACCCAGAACAACACCATCGGCTACGTCGCCGCGTTCCCCATTCCTGAAGTCATTCGATCCATCAACGCGATGGCGCTCGGCGCGCGGTCGGTGAACCCAGACGCGACGTTCAAGATTCGATGGGTCAACGCGTGGTTCGACCCCCAGACCTCGAAGCAGGCAGCCAACTCACTCATCGATGAGGGGTGTGACGTCATCTCACAGGAGCAGGACTCCCCCGCTCCGGTCAGAGCCGCAAACGAGGCGGACGTGTGGGCCTCCGGCTACAACGCACCGATGGGCGAGTTCGGCGGCGACAACTACCTCATCTCACCGGTGTGGAACTGGGAAGAGGTGTACGGCCCGACCGTCTCCGCAGTCCGAGACGGAACCTGGGAATCCGATGCCTTCTGGGGCGGCATGGAGACGAACCTCCCAACGCTCGACGAGTGGGGACCAGAGGTTCCCCAAGAGGTCAAAGACACCGTCGCCGAGACGGAAGAAGAAATCGTCAACGGCGAACTCGATGTCTGGGCCGGCTCGCCGTTCGAGGGCGAGAGCGACGAGTTCCTGTTCCAAGAGATGAACAGTTTCGTCGACGCCGTCGAGGGCGAAGTGCCGGAGTAA
- a CDS encoding BMP family ABC transporter substrate-binding protein has product MVDNKHTKSRRELLTALGAAGIAGLAGCSSGGDGGDGEVATDTAGGGAAEGTATSSDGMDSLTAAWVYNSEVGDLGWSWAHNEGRKAVAEEFDWLETEYTEAVAPTDSERVFEQYAQGDADIIFGCTFEYQDPMASVAEQYPDTYFEHNTGYLTMENMGRYMGRIYQPRYLAGQAAGTVTETDTLGYVAAFPIPEVIRGINAYALGAASVNDSATLKVRWTNSWFDPPTESEAANALLDEDVDVMAQHQDSPAALRAASDAGIWATGYDAPMGDIAGENYLTSPIWHWEEFYGPTIESVRDGTWESDAYWEGIESGICSLDDWGPEVPQEAKDTVSESQSAILDEELDVWAGSAFEGESDEFLFQEMSSYVDAVEGEVPN; this is encoded by the coding sequence ATGGTTGACAACAAACACACCAAATCGAGACGGGAGCTACTGACAGCACTTGGGGCGGCGGGGATAGCCGGGCTGGCTGGTTGTAGCAGTGGTGGTGACGGGGGCGATGGCGAGGTAGCCACCGATACCGCCGGAGGCGGGGCTGCTGAGGGGACTGCGACCAGCAGTGACGGCATGGATTCGCTCACCGCCGCGTGGGTGTATAATTCAGAGGTTGGCGACCTCGGTTGGTCCTGGGCCCACAACGAAGGGCGGAAGGCGGTCGCAGAAGAATTCGACTGGTTAGAGACCGAGTACACCGAGGCTGTCGCCCCAACCGATTCCGAGCGGGTGTTCGAACAGTACGCGCAGGGAGACGCCGATATCATCTTCGGCTGTACGTTCGAGTATCAGGACCCGATGGCGTCCGTGGCGGAGCAGTACCCCGATACGTACTTCGAGCACAATACGGGCTACCTGACGATGGAGAACATGGGGCGGTACATGGGCCGAATCTATCAGCCCCGGTATCTCGCCGGGCAGGCGGCCGGGACCGTGACGGAGACAGACACGCTGGGATACGTGGCGGCGTTTCCGATTCCGGAGGTCATCCGCGGCATCAACGCCTACGCGCTCGGAGCCGCGTCTGTCAACGACAGCGCGACGCTGAAGGTCAGATGGACGAACTCCTGGTTTGACCCGCCGACCGAGAGCGAGGCGGCAAACGCCTTGCTGGATGAGGATGTCGACGTGATGGCCCAGCATCAGGACTCCCCCGCCGCACTCCGTGCAGCCTCCGATGCGGGTATCTGGGCGACCGGCTACGATGCCCCGATGGGCGACATCGCCGGCGAGAACTATCTCACGTCCCCCATCTGGCACTGGGAGGAGTTCTATGGGCCGACTATCGAATCCGTCAGGGACGGCACCTGGGAATCCGACGCGTACTGGGAGGGCATCGAGTCGGGCATCTGTAGTCTGGACGACTGGGGGCCTGAAGTCCCCCAAGAGGCAAAAGACACCGTTTCGGAGTCGCAGTCGGCGATACTCGACGAAGAACTGGATGTCTGGGCCGGTTCGGCGTTCGAGGGCGAAAGTGACGAGTTCCTCTTCCAAGAGATGAGTAGCTACGTCGACGCCGTCGAGGGCGAGGTCCCGAACTGA